A single window of Methylocella tundrae DNA harbors:
- the secB gene encoding protein-export chaperone SecB, whose amino-acid sequence MANGNGNGSGATFDENTAPAINALVQYIKDFSFENPNAPRSLGPQDKPPNIQIQVNVNARQVAETEFEVNILLEGSAKAESDVLFKFELDYAGLFRLVNIPQSDMHPVVMIECPRLLFPFARHIIAEAVRGGGFPPLYIDPIDFAALYRQRLSQVAANAEAPTIA is encoded by the coding sequence ATGGCTAATGGAAACGGTAACGGCAGCGGGGCGACGTTCGACGAGAACACGGCCCCGGCGATCAATGCTTTGGTGCAGTATATAAAGGATTTTTCGTTTGAAAATCCGAATGCGCCGCGTTCGCTCGGACCTCAGGACAAGCCCCCGAATATTCAGATTCAGGTCAACGTCAACGCCCGCCAGGTCGCCGAGACCGAGTTCGAGGTCAATATTCTGCTCGAAGGCTCCGCCAAGGCCGAGTCAGACGTCCTGTTCAAATTCGAGCTCGATTACGCGGGTCTGTTTCGCCTCGTCAATATTCCCCAGAGCGACATGCATCCGGTCGTCATGATCGAATGCCCGCGCCTGCTGTTTCCATTTGCGCGCCATATCATCGCCGAGGCCGTGCGCGGCGGCGGTTTTCCGCCCCTTTACATTGATCCGATCGATTTCGCGGCTCTCTATCGCCAACGCCTGAGCCAGGTCGCCGCCAATGCCGAGGCGCCGACGATCGCCTGA
- a CDS encoding tetratricopeptide repeat protein, translating to MKKRNNPALSRLILVLCAGLAQAAYCSDASRAGGRTQQAQDETTEQNKEAAPQPSSPPKADENTPDLAFGAYQRGYYVTALAEAMKRIAANPDDAAAMTLVGELYAQGLGVRRDAKEAVRWYKLASDRGDRQATFRLALANLVGDGTAKDRDEAQKLFEKAAAQDHPGALYNLGVMAIENKGGVAPDFTKAAKLFEQAADLGDSDAAYALGLLYRNGTGVEKSDERAAEWIARSAKDNNVPAEIEYAIMLFNGVGVPKDETAAAKLFLKAAARDNPVAQNRAARVLAAGRGLPKDMVEAMKWHILARAAGVKDKWLDGELAKLTPKEKEAVQAAVRQYIGR from the coding sequence GTGAAAAAGCGCAATAATCCGGCTCTCAGCCGGTTGATCCTCGTGCTTTGCGCCGGCCTCGCGCAAGCAGCCTATTGTTCGGATGCGAGTCGCGCCGGGGGACGGACGCAGCAGGCCCAAGACGAGACGACAGAGCAGAACAAAGAAGCGGCACCGCAGCCCTCTTCCCCTCCGAAAGCCGACGAGAACACGCCGGATCTTGCCTTCGGCGCCTATCAGCGCGGCTATTACGTGACCGCTTTGGCCGAAGCGATGAAGCGGATCGCGGCCAACCCTGACGACGCGGCCGCAATGACGCTGGTCGGCGAACTTTATGCCCAGGGTCTTGGCGTGCGCCGGGACGCGAAGGAGGCGGTGCGCTGGTACAAGCTCGCCAGTGATCGCGGCGACCGGCAGGCGACCTTTCGCCTCGCGCTCGCGAACCTCGTCGGCGACGGGACGGCAAAGGATCGCGACGAAGCCCAGAAGCTGTTTGAAAAGGCCGCCGCGCAAGATCATCCGGGCGCGCTCTACAATCTCGGCGTCATGGCGATAGAGAACAAGGGCGGCGTCGCGCCGGATTTTACAAAGGCCGCGAAGCTTTTTGAACAGGCGGCCGATCTTGGCGATTCCGACGCCGCCTATGCTTTGGGCCTGCTCTACCGCAATGGAACAGGCGTCGAAAAAAGCGACGAGCGCGCCGCCGAATGGATCGCCCGCTCGGCCAAGGATAATAATGTTCCCGCCGAGATCGAATACGCCATCATGCTGTTCAACGGCGTCGGCGTGCCGAAGGACGAGACCGCGGCCGCGAAGCTGTTTCTGAAGGCGGCGGCGCGCGACAATCCCGTCGCCCAAAATCGCGCCGCCCGCGTCCTTGCGGCGGGCCGAGGCCTGCCCAAAGACATGGTCGAGGCGATGAAGTGGCATATTTTAGCGCGCGCGGCGGGCGTCAAGGACAAATGGCTCGACGGCGAACTCGCCAAGCTCACTCCGAAAGAAAAAGAGGCCGTGCAGGCCGCCGTCCGTCAATATATCGGGCGGTGA
- a CDS encoding AMP-binding protein — protein MRREELDAPPASAADLPWLKVYPAGVPAGIEQPRYRLLGEAAPDLSARWGGRSAFTTIMPNGMSGSLSFAEVDRLSGAFAAYLRDCLGLAAGSRVAIQTPNGLAYPIVAFGVFKAGCVLVNINPLYTAAEMIHVFKDAKPSVIVVIDMFAEKLATALEQAPVPHVILSEAASLFPPHARLIIGFVQKHLRREVPEPRFASVPIAKALAMGAHKVASGADLAAYAAGLEPSSPACLQYTGGTTGVSKAAMLTHRNLIVNVAQFLVFVGGAIAESDHVLTALPLYHSFAFTVNMLGFFFRGAHNVLIPNPRPLINMRRAFAKQPISFITGVNTLFNGLLNESWFTDNPPPALKLSAAGGMALHESVARRWEAITKSPLIEGYGLSEASPVLTFNPPYRVKPGSIGVPLPWTEIQCVDDAGREAHPGEHGELIARGPQVMAGYWNQPEETKIALRDGWLYTGDIATMDSEGYFTIVDRRKDMILVSGFNVYPNEVEAVLSQLPGVRECAVIGVADECSGEAVKAFIVRSDESLDAETVRAFCKTQLAAYKTPKIVAFRDDLPKSNVGKILRRNLRMEALLEADPPKA, from the coding sequence ATGAGGCGAGAGGAGCTCGATGCGCCGCCGGCGAGCGCCGCTGACCTGCCCTGGCTTAAGGTTTACCCCGCCGGCGTTCCGGCCGGGATCGAGCAGCCGCGCTATCGGTTGCTTGGCGAAGCCGCGCCGGATCTTTCGGCGCGCTGGGGCGGGCGCAGCGCTTTTACCACCATCATGCCAAACGGCATGTCCGGCTCCTTGAGCTTTGCGGAGGTCGATCGCCTGTCCGGCGCCTTCGCCGCATATCTGCGCGACTGCCTCGGCCTTGCGGCGGGATCGCGCGTCGCCATTCAGACGCCGAACGGACTTGCCTACCCGATTGTCGCCTTCGGCGTGTTCAAGGCCGGCTGCGTTCTCGTCAACATCAATCCGCTCTATACCGCCGCCGAGATGATCCATGTCTTCAAGGACGCCAAACCTTCTGTGATCGTCGTGATCGACATGTTCGCGGAAAAGCTGGCGACGGCGTTGGAGCAAGCGCCTGTTCCTCATGTCATTCTCAGCGAGGCGGCGAGCCTTTTTCCACCGCATGCGCGGCTGATCATCGGTTTTGTCCAGAAACATTTGCGCAGGGAAGTTCCAGAGCCGCGCTTCGCCTCCGTCCCCATCGCGAAGGCCCTTGCGATGGGCGCTCACAAGGTCGCATCGGGGGCCGACCTCGCGGCCTATGCCGCCGGCCTTGAGCCCTCCTCCCCCGCCTGTCTGCAATATACCGGCGGCACGACGGGCGTCAGCAAGGCGGCGATGCTGACGCACCGCAATCTCATCGTCAATGTGGCGCAGTTCCTGGTGTTCGTCGGCGGTGCGATCGCGGAATCCGATCATGTCCTGACGGCCCTTCCGCTCTATCATTCCTTCGCCTTCACCGTGAACATGCTCGGCTTTTTCTTCCGCGGCGCGCATAATGTGCTGATCCCCAATCCGCGCCCGCTGATCAACATGCGGCGCGCCTTCGCCAAACAGCCGATCTCCTTCATCACAGGCGTCAACACGCTCTTTAACGGGCTTCTCAATGAATCCTGGTTTACCGACAATCCGCCGCCTGCCCTGAAGCTGTCGGCCGCTGGCGGCATGGCGCTGCACGAAAGCGTCGCGCGCCGATGGGAGGCGATTACGAAATCGCCCCTGATCGAAGGCTACGGCCTCAGCGAAGCCTCGCCCGTGCTGACGTTCAATCCGCCTTATCGCGTCAAGCCGGGCTCCATCGGCGTGCCTCTGCCGTGGACGGAGATCCAATGCGTCGATGACGCCGGCCGAGAGGCGCATCCGGGCGAACATGGCGAATTGATCGCGCGCGGACCGCAGGTCATGGCCGGCTACTGGAACCAGCCCGAGGAGACGAAGATCGCCCTGCGCGATGGCTGGCTCTACACCGGCGACATCGCCACCATGGACAGCGAGGGCTATTTCACCATCGTCGACCGGCGCAAAGACATGATTCTCGTGTCGGGCTTCAATGTCTACCCGAACGAGGTCGAGGCGGTGTTGTCGCAGCTTCCGGGCGTCAGGGAATGCGCGGTGATCGGCGTCGCCGACGAATGCTCCGGCGAAGCCGTCAAGGCGTTTATCGTCCGCAGCGACGAATCGCTTGACGCGGAAACCGTCCGCGCCTTCTGCAAGACGCAGCTCGCCGCCTATAAGACTCCGAAAATTGTCGCCTTCCGCGATGATCTGCCGAAATCGAATGTCGGCAAGATCCTGCGCAGAAATCTGCGGATGGAGGCGCTCCTAGAGGCCGATCCCCCGAAAGCATAG
- a CDS encoding magnesium transporter CorA family protein: MLSFHSTTAKGEIKVGLDAAALPIEVNWIDAFRPDEKEVAFLERILNIKVPTIEQLQEIETSSRLYRDKDHLFMSMPAIVRLANGAAQTSPLGFVLAKDYVLTIRYKQIKACEDLHYADTVENGRAADGPGGFITLFEAVIDRSADELEMINADLDSLSQMIFGANGLQRGPSQDNKDLRKVLTQIGRNGDLTSKISDVLLGMSRMLPFVTSEAASYLTDDQRAKIKSLGRDISSLNEYETRQTEKIHFLLDATLGLTNIEQNNIFRLLTVVSVVGIPPTLVASMYGMNFKNMPELEWTYGYAWGLALIFLSALVPFLWFKWRGWW; encoded by the coding sequence ATGCTGAGTTTCCACTCGACGACCGCCAAGGGAGAGATCAAGGTCGGTCTTGACGCGGCGGCGCTTCCAATCGAGGTGAACTGGATCGACGCCTTCCGGCCGGACGAGAAGGAAGTCGCATTCCTCGAGCGTATTTTGAACATCAAAGTGCCGACGATCGAGCAGCTGCAGGAAATCGAGACGTCGAGCCGTCTCTATCGCGATAAAGACCATTTGTTCATGAGCATGCCCGCGATCGTGCGATTGGCGAACGGCGCCGCGCAGACCTCGCCGCTCGGTTTCGTGCTGGCGAAAGACTATGTGCTGACCATCCGCTACAAGCAGATCAAGGCCTGCGAGGATCTGCATTACGCCGATACGGTCGAGAACGGGCGCGCCGCGGACGGCCCTGGCGGCTTCATCACTCTGTTTGAAGCGGTCATCGACCGGAGCGCCGACGAATTGGAAATGATCAATGCGGATCTCGACTCCTTGTCCCAGATGATATTCGGCGCGAATGGTCTGCAACGCGGCCCAAGTCAGGACAATAAGGATTTGCGCAAGGTTTTGACCCAGATCGGACGCAATGGCGATCTGACCTCGAAAATCAGCGACGTGCTGCTCGGCATGTCGCGCATGCTGCCCTTTGTCACCAGTGAAGCCGCTTCCTATCTGACCGACGATCAGCGCGCCAAAATCAAGAGTCTTGGCCGCGACATCAGCTCCCTCAATGAATATGAGACGCGGCAAACCGAAAAGATTCATTTTCTGTTGGATGCGACGCTTGGACTGACCAACATCGAGCAGAACAACATCTTCCGGCTTTTGACCGTGGTTTCCGTCGTCGGCATTCCACCGACCCTCGTCGCCAGCATGTATGGAATGAACTTCAAGAACATGCCGGAGCTGGAATGGACCTATGGCTACGCATGGGGCCTCGCCCTCATCTTCTTGAGCGCCCTCGTTCCATTCCTCTGGTTCAAATGGCGCGGCTGGTGGTGA
- a CDS encoding BolA family protein, with the protein MSNHTETVARPTGPSVADAMKAKLEAAFAPLSLEVIDESHKHAGHAHAVTAKPGRADAAGETHFKVKVVSQSFQGKSRVDRHRAINAALAHELDAGVHALAIDAKAPGE; encoded by the coding sequence ATGAGCAATCATACAGAAACCGTGGCCCGTCCGACAGGACCATCGGTCGCCGATGCGATGAAGGCGAAACTGGAAGCGGCGTTCGCGCCACTCTCGCTCGAAGTCATTGATGAATCACATAAGCACGCCGGTCATGCCCATGCCGTAACCGCGAAGCCCGGCCGCGCCGACGCCGCGGGCGAGACGCACTTTAAGGTCAAAGTGGTCTCTCAATCGTTCCAGGGCAAGAGCCGCGTCGACCGGCATCGCGCGATTAACGCGGCCTTGGCGCATGAGCTCGACGCCGGCGTCCACGCCCTCGCCATCGACGCCAAAGCGCCCGGCGAATGA
- a CDS encoding DNA-binding domain-containing protein — protein MQQLQNAFAAALRDPSLAPPAGIVSDVAPAPAKRFAVYRNNVMVGLISALETRFPATRRIVGEEFFKASARVFAGAHPPHSPLMMTYGDEFPDFLAAFEPAAKVPYLADVTRIEAARTRAYHAADVRPLAASDLAGVSAGAIGELRFALHPSLEIVRSAFPVVTIWAMNAGEMVLAPVAHWRGEDALILRPAFEVEVRRLPPGAAAFLQSLKSGEPLGEAAAVARQDSRSFDLAINLASLVSAGLAIRTIIS, from the coding sequence ATGCAACAGTTGCAAAATGCTTTCGCCGCCGCGTTGCGCGATCCCTCGCTGGCGCCTCCGGCCGGGATCGTCTCAGACGTCGCGCCAGCGCCGGCCAAGCGCTTCGCGGTCTACCGCAACAATGTCATGGTCGGCCTCATCAGCGCGCTCGAGACGCGCTTTCCGGCGACGCGGCGCATCGTCGGCGAAGAGTTCTTCAAGGCGAGCGCCCGCGTCTTCGCAGGGGCGCATCCACCACATTCGCCCCTGATGATGACCTATGGCGATGAATTTCCCGATTTCCTCGCGGCGTTCGAACCAGCCGCCAAGGTCCCGTATCTCGCCGACGTCACGCGCATCGAGGCGGCGCGCACGCGCGCCTATCACGCAGCCGACGTCCGCCCGCTTGCGGCGTCAGACCTCGCGGGCGTCTCCGCTGGGGCCATAGGCGAACTGCGTTTCGCGCTGCACCCTTCCCTGGAGATCGTCCGCTCCGCTTTTCCTGTGGTGACGATCTGGGCGATGAACGCGGGCGAAATGGTCTTGGCGCCAGTCGCGCATTGGCGCGGCGAAGATGCGCTCATCCTGCGTCCCGCCTTCGAAGTCGAGGTGCGGCGCTTGCCGCCCGGGGCGGCGGCGTTTCTTCAAAGCCTCAAATCCGGCGAGCCCCTGGGCGAGGCCGCGGCGGTCGCGCGGCAAGATAGTCGCAGTTTCGATCTGGCGATTA
- a CDS encoding DUF2282 domain-containing protein gives MTAKDKMASASLAGAFATALTLLASQASAGPAPAQPGKDKCYGVALKGQNDCAAGAGTTCAGTSKVDYDGAHWKYVAKGTCDTITTPHGMGSMTPSKS, from the coding sequence ATGACCGCCAAGGACAAGATGGCCTCCGCCTCCCTCGCCGGCGCTTTTGCGACGGCTCTGACCCTGCTCGCTTCGCAAGCCTCCGCCGGCCCCGCCCCCGCGCAGCCAGGCAAGGACAAATGCTACGGCGTTGCCCTCAAGGGTCAAAACGATTGCGCCGCAGGCGCGGGCACGACCTGCGCCGGCACCTCGAAGGTCGATTACGACGGCGCCCATTGGAAATATGTCGCCAAGGGCACATGCGACACCATCACGACCCCGCATGGCATGGGATCCATGACCCCCTCCAAGTCCTGA
- a CDS encoding DUF692 domain-containing protein, whose protein sequence is MSFFSTSRLPAATGVGFKPEHFAAITAERQPIGFFEVHAENYMGDGGVPHAQLRFLRDHYALSLHGVGLSIGSTEPLDREHLRRLRLLCDRYQPESFSEHLAWSSHGGAFFNDLLPLPYTEATLAAVITHVDETQCALGRQILIENPATYVRFAESTILETTFLAELARATGCGLLLDLNNVFVSARNHGSGANAYLNDFPLHLVREIHLAGFFETVDDASAPLLIDSHGSPVANEVRMLFDMTIERAGPLPTLIEWDNDVPPFEVLLGEALAAQARLDLFSRDIATRPAA, encoded by the coding sequence ATGTCCTTTTTTTCGACCTCACGCCTTCCCGCCGCCACCGGCGTTGGTTTCAAGCCTGAGCATTTCGCGGCAATCACGGCGGAACGTCAGCCCATCGGCTTCTTTGAAGTCCATGCGGAAAATTATATGGGCGACGGCGGCGTTCCACACGCGCAACTGCGTTTCCTGCGCGACCACTACGCCCTTTCGCTGCACGGCGTCGGCCTCTCGATCGGATCGACGGAACCGCTCGACCGCGAACATCTTCGCCGCCTCAGACTGCTTTGCGATCGCTACCAGCCAGAGAGCTTCTCCGAGCATCTTGCATGGTCCTCGCACGGCGGCGCCTTCTTCAACGATCTTCTGCCGCTGCCCTATACGGAGGCCACGCTCGCCGCCGTCATCACCCACGTGGATGAAACGCAGTGCGCGCTCGGACGGCAGATTCTTATCGAAAATCCGGCGACCTATGTGCGTTTCGCGGAAAGCACGATCCTAGAGACGACATTTCTCGCCGAACTCGCTCGCGCGACCGGCTGTGGGCTGTTGCTCGACCTCAACAACGTCTTCGTCAGCGCACGCAATCACGGCTCCGGCGCTAACGCCTATCTCAACGATTTCCCTTTGCATCTCGTCCGCGAAATCCACCTCGCTGGATTCTTTGAGACTGTTGACGACGCATCCGCACCGCTTCTCATCGACTCGCATGGATCGCCTGTAGCGAATGAGGTGCGCATGTTGTTTGATATGACGATCGAACGCGCCGGCCCGCTGCCAACTTTGATTGAGTGGGACAATGACGTGCCGCCTTTCGAGGTTCTGCTCGGAGAGGCGCTCGCGGCGCAGGCTCGGCTTGATCTGTTCTCGCGCGACATCGCAACGCGGCCGGCCGCCTGA
- a CDS encoding RNA pseudouridine synthase, whose amino-acid sequence MLVLDKPAGIAVHKGPKGGENLEASFHHLRFGLPRNPALAHRLDRDTSGCLVLGRHHKALEKLGLLFKQGKIDKTYWAIVEGRPEEDQGLIDLPLGRLDESRGWWMKVDPKGQTAQTEWHILSEGSGLTLLALTPLTGRTHQLRVHCAAKGWPILGDPIYGNRGPTQLQLHARTIEIPLYKNKEPVRVEARIPGHMRAALEAGGLSFED is encoded by the coding sequence ATGCTGGTGCTCGACAAGCCGGCCGGCATCGCCGTTCACAAGGGCCCGAAGGGCGGCGAAAATCTCGAAGCCTCATTCCATCATCTGCGCTTTGGCCTGCCGCGCAATCCGGCCCTCGCGCACCGGCTCGATCGCGACACCTCCGGCTGCCTGGTCCTCGGGCGGCATCACAAGGCGCTGGAAAAGCTTGGTCTTTTGTTCAAGCAAGGCAAGATCGACAAAACCTATTGGGCAATCGTCGAGGGGCGCCCCGAAGAGGATCAAGGCTTGATCGACCTGCCGCTCGGCCGCCTGGACGAAAGCCGCGGCTGGTGGATGAAAGTCGATCCCAAGGGTCAAACAGCACAGACAGAATGGCACATACTCTCGGAGGGAAGCGGCCTTACGCTGCTGGCGCTGACGCCTTTGACCGGCCGCACGCATCAATTGCGCGTGCATTGCGCAGCCAAGGGCTGGCCCATCCTCGGCGACCCTATCTACGGCAACCGCGGTCCGACGCAACTGCAACTGCACGCGCGAACCATTGAAATCCCGCTCTACAAGAACAAGGAGCCGGTCCGGGTCGAGGCGCGGATCCCCGGTCACATGCGGGCCGCGCTGGAAGCCGGCGGCCTCAGCTTCGAGGATTAA
- a CDS encoding sigma-70 family RNA polymerase sigma factor: MNDGARVRVEDREKEWARLMRASNAGDAAAYRRLLLELTPALRAFARKGVVRAGAAIAEAEDVVQETLLAVHLKRQTWDQDAPLSPWLFAIARHKLIDALRRRGRRIELSIDDFAEVLPGVRDDSESIVSDVSRHLDGLPPGQRNVVRCIAVEGASIDEAATRLSMSNGAVRVALHRGLAALAAKFRRVES, translated from the coding sequence ATGAACGATGGAGCGCGCGTGCGCGTTGAGGACCGCGAAAAGGAATGGGCCCGACTGATGCGCGCGAGCAACGCGGGCGACGCGGCGGCGTACCGGCGGCTGTTGCTTGAATTGACTCCGGCGTTGCGAGCCTTCGCGCGAAAGGGCGTAGTGCGCGCGGGGGCGGCGATAGCGGAGGCCGAGGATGTCGTGCAGGAGACGCTGCTCGCGGTGCACCTCAAACGGCAAACCTGGGATCAGGACGCGCCGCTCAGCCCCTGGCTTTTCGCCATCGCGCGCCACAAGCTGATCGACGCCCTACGCCGGCGCGGCCGCCGGATCGAGCTTTCGATCGACGATTTCGCGGAGGTCCTGCCGGGCGTCCGTGATGATTCTGAGTCTATCGTCTCGGACGTCAGCCGCCACCTCGACGGCCTGCCGCCCGGACAACGCAATGTCGTGCGCTGCATCGCGGTCGAAGGCGCCTCGATCGATGAAGCCGCCACCCGTCTGTCGATGAGCAACGGCGCCGTTCGCGTCGCCCTGCATCGCGGACTGGCGGCGCTGGCTGCGAAGTTTCGAAGAGTTGAGTCATGA
- a CDS encoding thiamine phosphate synthase, with product MSSDSPRLFLITPKISDAAAFAATLDAALKACDVACVLLRTEGRDLGENKKIVRALAPLAQDRDAALLVENDAQLAIRSGADGCHVESVGEPLAAALAALQPDRIVGAGRLMSRDDAMSAGEAGVDYLMFGGPDDAEPHEAILERVRWWAEIFNIPCVAYAHALTDVGELAEAGADFIALGEAVFEDPRGPAAALADVAATLAKTREKAQ from the coding sequence ATGTCGTCCGATTCGCCCCGTCTTTTCCTGATTACGCCGAAGATCTCCGACGCGGCCGCTTTCGCCGCGACGTTGGACGCGGCGCTCAAAGCCTGCGACGTCGCTTGCGTGCTGCTGCGCACGGAAGGGCGCGACCTTGGCGAAAACAAGAAAATCGTGCGGGCCCTCGCTCCGCTGGCGCAGGATCGAGACGCAGCCCTGCTCGTCGAAAACGATGCGCAACTCGCGATCCGCTCCGGCGCCGACGGCTGTCACGTCGAGAGCGTTGGCGAGCCGCTGGCGGCGGCCCTCGCGGCGCTGCAGCCGGACCGCATCGTCGGCGCGGGGCGCCTGATGAGCCGCGACGACGCGATGTCGGCGGGAGAGGCCGGCGTCGATTATCTGATGTTCGGCGGTCCAGATGACGCAGAGCCGCACGAAGCCATCCTCGAGCGGGTCCGCTGGTGGGCGGAAATTTTCAACATTCCCTGTGTCGCTTACGCGCATGCTCTGACCGACGTTGGCGAACTCGCCGAGGCCGGCGCCGACTTCATCGCTCTTGGCGAGGCGGTGTTCGAAGATCCGCGCGGCCCCGCCGCCGCGCTGGCGGATGTCGCTGCTACCTTGGCGAAGACGCGTGAAAAAGCGCAATAA
- a CDS encoding glucan biosynthesis protein: protein MTKAFDRRAVLKAAAAMGFGAAGISEAVALEGLKLGPARPFSFDHLKATAKRMAGEAYVGPPHPAPDIVGKINYEAWGKISFDMDHALYAEGGGRFPVSFFHLGMFFQKAVEMNVVEGASAREIIYDQSYFTMPADSIAKKLPQGAGFAGLRIQEPKGGALDWRKNDWVAFLGAAYFRAIGAMRQYGLSARAVALDVAVAGKPEEFPDFTKFYIDGAHATDSLTVYALLDGPSITGACRFVMTRGKGVIMDIEQALFLRADVARFGIAPVTSMYWFSETKKETGVDWRPEVHDSDGLAIWTGTGERIWRPLNNPPRIIVSSFSDQNPRGFGLLQRDRNFDHYQDGVYYDRRPSLWVEPLGQWGKGAVELVEIPTDDEIHDNIVAMWTPEKPATAGEELALSYRLYWEADEPFPTNLARCVATRLGNGGQPGQPRPKGVRKFMVEFSGPPLADLPFGVKPEPVLWASRGTFSYVFTEAVPDDTPGHWRAQFDFTGGSGTEPVEMRLFLRSGEKILSETWMFQYHPF from the coding sequence ATGACCAAAGCCTTTGACCGGAGAGCGGTGTTGAAGGCCGCCGCGGCCATGGGCTTTGGCGCCGCCGGAATCAGCGAGGCTGTGGCGCTGGAGGGCCTGAAACTTGGACCCGCGCGGCCGTTTTCTTTCGATCATCTGAAGGCGACGGCCAAGCGCATGGCGGGCGAGGCCTATGTCGGGCCGCCGCACCCGGCGCCGGACATTGTCGGCAAGATCAATTACGAAGCCTGGGGCAAGATCTCCTTCGACATGGATCACGCCCTCTATGCCGAGGGCGGAGGGCGCTTTCCGGTCAGCTTCTTTCACCTTGGAATGTTCTTTCAAAAAGCGGTCGAGATGAATGTCGTCGAGGGCGCGAGCGCCCGCGAGATCATCTACGACCAAAGCTATTTCACCATGCCAGCCGATTCGATTGCGAAAAAGCTGCCACAAGGGGCGGGCTTCGCCGGCTTGCGCATTCAGGAGCCGAAGGGCGGCGCGCTCGACTGGCGCAAGAATGACTGGGTGGCCTTTCTCGGCGCCGCCTATTTCCGTGCGATCGGGGCGATGCGGCAATATGGGCTTTCCGCGCGGGCCGTCGCGCTCGACGTCGCGGTCGCGGGCAAGCCGGAAGAGTTTCCCGACTTTACGAAATTCTACATCGACGGCGCCCATGCGACGGATTCGCTGACGGTCTACGCCTTGCTCGATGGGCCGTCGATCACCGGCGCCTGCCGCTTCGTGATGACGCGCGGCAAAGGCGTCATCATGGACATCGAACAGGCGCTGTTTTTGCGCGCCGACGTCGCAAGGTTCGGCATAGCGCCAGTGACCTCCATGTATTGGTTCTCGGAGACCAAAAAGGAAACCGGGGTGGATTGGCGCCCGGAAGTTCACGATTCCGACGGCCTCGCCATCTGGACGGGAACGGGCGAAAGAATATGGCGCCCTCTCAACAATCCGCCGCGCATCATCGTATCCTCCTTCAGCGACCAGAATCCGCGCGGCTTCGGCCTGCTTCAGCGCGACCGCAATTTCGACCATTATCAGGATGGCGTTTACTATGACCGCCGGCCGAGCCTTTGGGTCGAGCCCCTGGGGCAGTGGGGCAAAGGCGCCGTCGAGCTCGTCGAAATTCCAACCGACGATGAAATCCACGACAATATCGTCGCCATGTGGACGCCGGAAAAGCCGGCGACCGCGGGCGAGGAGCTGGCGCTGTCCTATCGCCTTTACTGGGAGGCGGACGAGCCGTTTCCGACCAATCTCGCGCGCTGCGTGGCGACGCGTCTCGGCAACGGCGGCCAGCCCGGCCAGCCGCGCCCCAAAGGCGTGCGCAAATTCATGGTCGAATTTTCAGGGCCGCCGCTTGCCGATCTTCCTTTCGGCGTGAAGCCGGAGCCCGTGCTCTGGGCTTCGCGCGGAACCTTTTCCTATGTTTTCACCGAGGCCGTGCCGGACGACACGCCGGGTCATTGGCGCGCCCAATTCGATTTCACGGGCGGCTCCGGAACTGAGCCGGTGGAGATGCGCCTTTTCCTCCGGTCGGGGGAAAAAATCTTGAGCGAAACCTGGATGTTCCAATATCATCCGTTCTGA
- a CDS encoding NrsF family protein produces the protein MKTSELINALSEDQVTPPAPRRALTLALIPAVVIAVCLFLAVLGPRPHFLALLAEPRFLFKLIVCDLLVAFSGLLVLRLFRPGAAVHGALMLAVVAPALLAIGVGVELAVVPAAQWGQRLVGSNSMVCLKSIPFLGFAPLIATLFALRNGAPERPALAGAGAGLFAGAIGAALYATHCPDDSPLFVAVWYPLAIALLTGLGAALGARLLRW, from the coding sequence ATGAAGACGAGCGAACTCATCAACGCGCTTTCCGAAGATCAGGTCACGCCGCCGGCGCCTCGCCGCGCGTTGACGCTTGCTTTGATCCCCGCCGTCGTGATCGCCGTGTGCCTGTTTCTCGCGGTTCTGGGGCCAAGGCCTCATTTTCTGGCGCTGCTCGCCGAGCCGCGATTTTTGTTCAAGCTGATCGTCTGCGACTTGCTGGTCGCCTTCTCCGGCCTGCTGGTCTTGCGCCTGTTCCGGCCGGGCGCCGCCGTCCACGGCGCTTTGATGCTGGCCGTTGTCGCGCCGGCGTTGCTTGCGATCGGCGTCGGCGTCGAACTGGCCGTCGTTCCGGCCGCGCAATGGGGTCAAAGGCTGGTCGGCTCCAATTCGATGGTTTGCCTGAAAAGCATTCCCTTTCTTGGCTTTGCGCCGCTCATTGCGACATTGTTCGCGCTGCGCAATGGGGCGCCGGAGCGTCCGGCTCTCGCCGGCGCCGGAGCGGGGCTTTTCGCCGGCGCGATCGGCGCCGCCCTCTACGCGACGCATTGCCCGGACGATTCGCCTCTTTTCGTAGCGGTCTGGTATCCATTGGCGATCGCGCTGCTGACAGGCCTCGGCGCCGCGCTGGGCGCGCGCCTGCTGCGCTGGTAG